From a single Saccharomyces kudriavzevii IFO 1802 strain IFO1802 genome assembly, chromosome: 15 genomic region:
- the TCB1 gene encoding tricalbin (similar to Saccharomyces cerevisiae TCB2 (YNL087W) and TCB1 (YOR086C); ancestral locus Anc_2.202), producing MSKEDTGATVLKKPETAQVANVNGIDKLQPPKTKEETKASESVSSEEASHAGDESFKRSVHDASYVGWKQIGGWEEKDELTLDDELMDMTRETLLNNIIPDNLYGDWYHSVAIFFVGGVVSFALGHYKFSMGSAFFVIVITSLLYRTSAKKYRGSIRELVQKEFTVQKVENDYESLEWLNTFLDKYWPILEPSVSQLIVQQANEQMATNEAIPKFITELWIDELTLGVKPPRIDLVKTFQNTASDVVVMDWGISFTPHDLCDMSAKQVRNYVNELAVVKAKIFGVTIPISVSDIAFKAHARVKFKLMTPFPHVETVNIQLLKVPDFDFVACLFGRSIFNWEILAIPGLLTLIQKMARKYIGPLLLPPFSLQLNIPQLISGSNLSIGILEITVKNAKGLKRTSSILNESIDPYLSFEFNDISIAKTRTVRDTLNPVWDETLYVLLNSFTDPLTISVYDKRAKLKDKVLGRIQHNLNLLHDKPTQRNIKAQFLRNSKPVGDLTFDLRFFPTLEEKKLPDGSVEELPDLNTGIAKIVVEEGSRFAEEEKSVTAYVEVYLNAKLVLTTGKSTDTGTLKWNSDYEAVIADRRKTRYKFVVKDSKGEEIGSTIQTLNDLIDRSQVDKKLIPLKNQKGDIKVTTYWRPVRLEIGSNSVAYTPPIGAIRVFIEKANDLRNLEKFGTIDPYCKVLINGLSKGRTDFKSETLNPIWNQVIYVAVTSPNQRITLQCMDVETVNKDRSVGEFNVKVQDLFKKDENDKYEETIDEAPKVGRLMMPKKKPKGTITYYTSFYPALPVLTLEEIQDLDKVNKRKKLLESRKSVMDEKKMSKEDKAKFEQECNEVKELEDMYSNRQKLDLPELLQYNQGVLAITVLDGELPDSGLYVQSFFDDNGHARFVSPRIPSRIFKNGWSGDVIIKELDKSITTFRVAKNKNYNRMEKCVCEVELPTLELVKNCYYKPSILHLSGEGSGKLMLQISWFPIDTKQLPENDLITNSGDLTIMSKSAENLIASDLNGYSDPYLKYYINNEEDCVYKTKIVKKTLNPKWNDEGTIQINNRLNDVLRIKVMDWDSASADDTIGTAEIPLRKVKAEGTTELDVPVEGLENAGKDGGMLHLAFSFKPRYAISVSKREKKVGDIASKGLGTGLRAGTSVIGGGVGAIGKIKKGVFGGLGSLTNHKKNHETQMGEEETKF from the coding sequence ATGTCTAAAGAAGATACTGGAGCGACAGTGCTGAAGAAGCCCGAAACCGCGCAAGTAGCCAATGTTAACGGAATAGATAAGTTACAACCCCCAAAGACGAAAGAGGAGACTAAAGCTAGCGAAAGCGTTTCATCCGAAGAAGCATCACATGCTGGTGATGAAAGCTTTAAGAGAAGTGTCCACGATGCTTCTTACGTGGGTTGGAAACAGATTGGAGGCTGGGAGGAAAAAGACGAGTTGACTTTAGATGACGAATTGATGGATATGACTAGGGAGACCCTTTTAAACAACATCATACCGGACAATCTTTATGGTGACTGGTATCATTCTGTagccattttctttgtcgGGGGGGTGGTGTCGTTTGCGCTTGGCCATTATAAATTTTCGATGGGCTCAGCTTttttcgtcatcgtcatcactTCATTGTTGTACAGAACGTCAGCTAAAAAATACAGGGGTTCCATAAGAGAGTTGGTTCAAAAGGAATTCACAGTGCAAAAAGTGGAAAACGACTACGAATCCTTAGAATGGCTGAACACCTTTTTGGACAAGTACTGGCCGATCCTAGAGCCATCTGTGAGTCAACTGATTGTCCAGCAAGCTAACGAACAAATGGCCACGAACGAGGCAATCCCTAAGTTTATTACTGAGCTATGGATCGACGAGTTGACTCTGGGTGTTAAGCCTCCAAGAATTGACTTGGTGAAGACTTTCCAAAATACTGCATCTGATGTTGTTGTGATGGATTGGGGTATCTCTTTCACGCCTCACGATTTATGCGACATGAGCGCCAAACAGGTTAGAAACTACGTTAATGAATTAGCTGTTGTCAAGGCTAAAATTTTTGGCGTCACGATTCCTATTTCTGTATCAGACATCGCCTTTAAGGCTCACGCCAGagtcaaattcaaattgatGACGCCTTTTCCACATGTCGAAACCGTCAACATTCAGCTGTTGAAGGTGcctgattttgattttgttgcTTGCTTGTTTGGTCGTTCCATCTTCAATTGGGAGATTTTAGCCATTCCAGGTCTTCTGACGTTAATACAGAAGATGGCCAGAAAATACATCGGCCCACTCTTGCTACCCCCATTTTCTCTGCAATTGAATATACCACAACTGATCTCTGGCTCTAACTTATCTATCGGTATCCTAGAAATCACCGTCAAGAATGCTAAGGGATTAAAACGTACTTCATCAATATTGAACGAGTCAATTGATCCTTATTtgtcttttgaatttaacGATATATCTATTGCGAAGACAAGGACTGTAAGAGATACTCTGAACCCTGTTTGGGACGAAACTTTGTACGTCTTGTTGAACTCATTCACTGACCCGTTGACTATTAGCGTCTATGATAAGCGTGCTAAGCTAAAGGATAAGGTCCTGGGAAGAATTCAGCACAACTTGAACCTTTTACATGATAAGCCCACACAAAGGAACATAAAAGCCCAGTTTCTGAGGAACTCTAAGCCAGTTGGTGATTTGACTTTTGATTTAAGGTTCTTCCcaactttggaagaaaagaagttaCCAGATGGATCCGTTGAAGAATTACCTGACCTGAATACTGGTATTGCTAAAATTGTGGTTGAAGAAGGTTCTCGTTTTGCcgaagaggaaaagagcGTCACTGCTTATGTCGAAGTTTATTTGAACGCTAAACTGGTGTTGACTACTGGTAAGTCGACTGACACGGGTACTTTGAAATGGAATTCCGACTATGAGGCAGTTATTGCAGATCGCCGTAAAACAAGATATAAGTTTGTTGTCAAGGATAGCAaaggagaagaaattgGGTCTACTATTCAAACTTTGAACGATTTAATTGATAGGAGCCAGGTGGATAAGAAATTGattccattgaaaaatcaaaagggTGATATCAAAGTAACTACGTATTGGAGACCTGTTAGACTAGAGATCGGTTCCAACTCTGTTGCTTACACACCACCAATTGGTGCCATCAGagttttcattgaaaaggcAAACGATCTGAgaaatttggaaaagtttGGTACCATCGATCCGTACTGTAAAGTCTTGATTAATGGTTTGTCTAAAGGTAGAAcagatttcaaaagtgAAACTTTGAATCCGATTTGGAACCAAGTTATCTATGTTGCAGTCACTTCCCCAAATCAGAGAATCACGCTGCAATGTATGGACGTGGAAACCGTCAACAAAGATCGTTCCGTTGGTGAATTCAATGTTAAAGTTCAAGACCTGTTcaagaaggatgaaaacGATAAATACGAGGAAACCATTGATGAAGCCCCCAAAGTTGGTCGTTTAATGATGCCTAAGAAGAAACCCAAGGGCACCATTACTTACTACACCTCCTTCTATCCTGCATTACCTGTTTTAACATTGGAAGAAATCCAAGACTTAGACAAAGTTaacaaaaggaagaaactGTTAGAATCACGTAAATCAGTTatggatgaaaaaaagatgtcCAAGGAGGATAAGGCCAAATTTGAACAAGAATGCAATGAAGTGAAAGAGTTGGAAGACATGTACAGTAATAGACAGAAACTGGACCTGCCAGAATTATTGCAATACAATCAAGGTGTTCTTGCCATCACTGTTCTGGACGGGGAATTGCCCGATTCTGGGTTATACGTTCAATCGTTTTTCGATGACAATGGTCATGCAAGATTTGTCAGTCCACGCATTCCATCCAGAATATTCAAGAACGGGTGGTCAGGTGACGTGATAATCAAAGAACTGGACAAATCGATCACCACGTTTAGAGTTgccaagaataaaaattacAATAGAATGGAGAAGTGCGTTTGTGAAGTAGAGCTACCTACGTTAGAGTTAGTTAAAAACTGTTATTATAAGCCATCAATCTTGCATCTTTCGGGCGAAGGCAGTGGTAAACTAATGCTACAAATATCATGGTTCCCAATCGACACCAAACAACTGCCAGAAAATGACTTGATCACGAATTCTGGTGACTTGACAATCATGTCTAAGAGCGCAGAAAACTTGATAGCATCTGACTTGAATGGTTATTCCGACCCATACTTGAAGTATTATATCAATAATGAGGAAGATTGCGTTTACAAAACCAAGATTGTGAAAAAGACGTTAAATCCCAAGTGGAACGATGAAGGGACCATTCAAATCAACAATCGTCTAAATGACGTGCTAAGAATCAAAGTCATGGACTGGGATTCCGCAAGTGCGGACGATACCATCGGTACGGCAGAGATCCCATTGAGAAAGGTCAAGGCTGAAGGTACCACCGAGCTAGACGTTCCAGTGGAAGGGTTAGAAAATGCTGGTAAGGACGGCGGTATGCTGCATTTGGCATTCAGCTTCAAACCAAGGTACGCCATAAGCGTGAGtaagagagaaaagaaagttggGGATATAGCATCTAAGGGGCTGGGTACTGGTTTGAGGGCTGGTACGTCAGTGATAGGCGGCGGTGTTGGCGCCATTGGTAAGATCAAGAAAGGCGTGTTTGGTGGATTGGGGAGCCTCACAAACCATAAGAAGAATCACGAAACACAAATgggtgaagaagaaaccaagTTTTAG
- the PTC5 gene encoding type 2C protein phosphatase PTC5 (similar to Saccharomyces cerevisiae PTC5 (YOR090C); ancestral locus Anc_2.195) produces the protein MSPLTRTVAIRKTVKALSKCQSGKEYTQKFLQRAYTTSQANSTYYSRIKLFVSSHSKALNIALLSGSLLLTYSYYSPRKVLSLDTINGIKDYSTNSRGNTSMPPRKSKETQAQKNQEPQSDQSVPILNDDKIEAKLHDREESHFVNRGTGIFRYDVAQLPSNHPIEDDHVEQIITIPIKTEDGKSTEKDLYFFGIFDGHGGPFTSEKLSKDLVRYVAYQLGKVYDENKTVFRSDPNKLIDSAISEGFLKLDNDIVMESFRKLFKDPSNTNIANTLPAISGSCALLSLYNSTNSILKVAVTGDSRALICGLDSKGNWTVNSLSTDQTGDNLDEVQRIRKEHPGEPRVVRNGRILGSLQPSRAFGDYRYKVKEVDGKPLSDLPEVAKLYFRKEPRDFKTPPYVTAEPVISSAKIGEDTKFMVMGSDGLFELLTNEEIASLVIRWMDKNLSIPTTLNADPGKLPKVIDISDDKEAQRPAFRYKDDKPSSSSTSTSEYLIEDKNVATHLIRNALSAGGRKEYVSALVSIPSPMSRRYRDDLTVTVAFFGDSGTPLNVSNATSIVMNPEATTKPKPRL, from the coding sequence ATGTCCCCCTTAACGAGAACCGTAGCTATAAGGAAAACAGTCAAAGCCCTATCTAAATGCCAATCTGGTAAAGAGTACACACAGAAATTTCTCCAACGTGCATATACAACCTCGCAGGCAAATAGCACATACTATTCAAGGATAAAATTATTCGTATCATCCCATTCCAAAGCCCTAAACATTGCTCTACTGAGCGGGTCCTTACTTTTGACCTATTCTTACTATTCCCCCAGAAAGGTCCTCTCCCTTGATACAATCAATGGAATAAAGGATTACTCTACAAATAGCCGTGGAAATACTAGCATGCCCCCACGTAAATCAAAGGAGACACAAGcgcaaaaaaatcaagaaccCCAAAGTGATCAGTCCGTGCCTATTttaaatgatgataaaataGAGGCTAAACTACATGATAGGGAGGAAAGTCATTTTGTGAATCGCGGTACTGGTATATTTAGGTATGATGTGGCCCAACTGCCCTCTAACCATCCAATAGAAGATGACCACGTAGAGCAGATTATTACCATCCCAATAAAGACTGAGGATGGTAAGTCCACAGAGAAGGatctgtatttttttgggaTTTTTGATGGTCATGGTGGCCCCTTCACTTCAGAAAAGTTATCCAAAGATTTGGTTCGTTATGTAGCCTATCAATTGGGTAAGGTTTATgacgaaaacaaaacagTCTTCCGCTCCGACCCCAATAAGTTAATTGACTCTGCGATATCCGAAGGgtttttgaagttggaCAACGATATCGTGATGGAATCATTTAGGAAACTGTTCAAAGATCCAAGCAATACTAACATTGCAAATACCTTACCTGCCATTTCGGGATCTTGCGCACTATTAAGTTTATACAATTCTACTAACTCAATTCTGAAAGTGGCCGTAACTGGAGATTCAAGGGCTTTGATTTGTGGTTTGGACAGCAAGGGAAACTGGACTGTTAATTCATTATCTACTGATCAGACCGGCGATAATCTGGACGAGGTACAAAGAATTAGGAAAGAACACCCGGGGGAGCCTAGGGTCGTaagaaatggaagaatATTGGGCTCGTTGCAACCGTCCAGGGCATTCGGAGATTACCGCTATAAAGTCAAAGAAGTTGATGGAAAACCATTGTCAGATTTGCCTGAAGTCGCCAAGCTTTATTTCAGAAAGGAACCAAGGGATTTCAAGACCCCCCCATACGTAACTGCAGAACCAGTAATTTCTTCTGCCAAAATTGGTGAAGACACTAAATTTATGGTGATGGGCTCCGATGGTTTATTCGAACTACTAactaatgaagaaatcgCTTCATTGGTTATCAGATGGATGGATAAAAATCTGAGTATTCCAACAACTCTTAATGCAGATCCGGGAAAATTACCAAAAGTCATCGATATTTCTGACGACAAGGAAGCACAGAGACCGGCATTTAGGTATAAAGATGATAAGCCAAGCTCTTCATCGACTTCAACTTCAGAATATCTCATTGAAGACAAAAACGTCGCCACCCATTTAATAAGAAACGCATTAAGCGCTggtggaagaaaagaatatgtATCTGCATTAGTCAGTATTCCATCGCCAATGAGTAGAAGGTACAGAGATGACTTGACAGTAACTGTGGCGTTCTTCGGTGATTCCGGAACGCCTCTGAACGTATCGAACGCCACTTCAATAGTGATGAATCCAGAGGCAACTACAAAGCCTAAGCCTAGATTATGA
- the TMA46 gene encoding translation machinery-associated protein TMA46 (similar to Saccharomyces cerevisiae TMA46 (YOR091W); ancestral locus Anc_2.194), with product MPPKKGKQPQVVGKKKDNVDKTFGMKNKNRSTKVQKYIKQVQSQSDPKKEEMRLKKLEEKKRKEAEEAERKALFNPLTDQRVRAGVDPKSMVCALFKLGNCNKGAKCKFSHDLNVGRRMEKRDLYQDTRSEKEEDTMDNWDEEKLRNVIMSKHGNPKTTTEKICKFFIEAVENGKYGWFWVCPNGGDKCMYRHSLPEGFVLKTNEQKRLERESLEKQPKITLEEFIETERGKLDKTKLTPITVANFAQWKKEHIIAKINAEKKLISKRKPTGREIILKLSAENKSFETDYTDMADDVAQGSAWDLSEFTDALRKADHQDDGGIKDYGDGSNPTFDIKKANPATLA from the coding sequence ATGCCACCAAAGAAGGGAAAACAGCCACAAGTGGTTGGCAAGAAGAAGGACAATGTTGACAAGACATTTGGtatgaagaacaagaaccGTTCCACCAAGGTCCAAAAGTACATCAAACAAGTGCAGTCGCAGTCGGACCCCAAGAAGGAGGAGATGAGGTTGAAGAAGTTAGAGGAGAAAAAGCGCaaagaagctgaagagGCTGAGCGAAAAGCGTTGTTCAATCCCCTAACAGATCAAAGAGTTCGTGCAGGTGTAGACCCCAAGTCTATGGTCTGTGCCCTGTTTAAGCTGGGCAACTGTAACAAAGGTGCCAAATGTAAATTCTCACACGACTTGAACGTTGGTAGAAGGATGGAAAAGAGAGATTTATATCAAGACACAAGAAGCGAAAAGGAGGAAGACACAATGGATAACTGGgacgaagaaaagttgAGAAATGTCATCATGTCAAAGCACGGCAACCCAAAGACCACCACCgaaaaaatttgcaaaTTCTTTATTGAAGCGGTGGAAAATGGTAAATACGGCTGGTTTTGGGTTTGCCCCAACGGAGGTGACAAATGTATGTACAGACACTCCCTGCCAGAAGGCTTCGTACTGAAGACCAACGAGCAAAAGAGGCTCGAGAGGGAGTCGCTAGAGAAACAGCCAAAAATCACACTGGAGGAGTTCATCGAAACTGAGAGGGGCAAGCTGGACAAAACCAAGCTAACGCCAATAACAGTCGCAAATTTCGCTCAGTGGAAGAAGGAACACATTATTGCCAAGATTAACGCCGAGAAGAAGCTGATCAGCAAGAGGAAACCCACAGGTAGAGAAATCATCCTGAAGCTGAGCGCCGAAAACAAGTCATTCGAGACGGACTACACCGACATGGCAGACGACGTCGCCCAGGGGTCCGCATGGGATCTCTCCGAGTTCACAGACGCACTGAGGAAAGCTGACCACCAAGATGATGGTGGGATCAAGGATTACGGTGACGGTAGCAACCCCACCTTCGATATCAAAAAAGCCAACCCTGCTACCCTCGCATAA
- the YVC1 gene encoding Yvc1p (similar to Saccharomyces cerevisiae YVC1 (YOR087W); ancestral locus Anc_2.198), protein MVSSSDGLNLPISNEQCVLGNSGLLGFEAPTPRQILRITLNLKYLIDKVVPIVYDPADIVCDHSEILSPKVMKLAYEACGGNPEDKTNSRKYQSVIIFSLLKVCEWYSILAAMEVHNAKLYETRNLASQQLCKLLIEKEVTRDLQFLFMQLLSRRYVINENDEDQDPLNALELATDMHCTTVIGSSGFQRCLKWIWRGWIVQNGLDPTTFIKENSLAEVSVVSHFNPNRLKAPVYQNYLQMTFSFLFLGLYTLVVNGKDSERVQSFDLWESVFYVFNTGFILDELNKLYYVGYAHLSFWNLFNDATYLIIALAMGFRVMSVTPLDAKYSSEDWDKISYRVLSCAAPFVWSRLLLYLESQRFIGIMLVILKHMMKESIVFFFLLFLIMIGFTQGFLGLDSADGKRDITGPILGNLTITVLGLGSFDVFEEFAPPYAAILYYGYYFIVSVILLNILIALYSTAYQKVIDNADDEYMALMSQKTLRYIRAPDENVYVSPLNLIELLMSPIFSVLSPKRAKDLSYAVMTIVYSPFLLFISVKETREARRIKFNRMKRLNDDANEYDTPWDLTDGYLDDDDGLFSDNHNSGMRATQLKNSRSLKLQRTAEQEDVHFKVPKKWYKNVKKCGPSFEQYDNDDSEEYYDMEGNDDVKELTEKVENLTAMITDLLQKLDLKERKE, encoded by the coding sequence ATGGTCTCATCCAGTGACGGTCTGAATTTGCCAATTTCGAATGAACAATGTGTGCTGGGGAATAGTGGATTGCTTGGGTTTGAAGCCCCCACCCCGAGACAAATTCTGAGGATTACGCTAAATTTAAAGTATTTGATTGATAAAGTTGTGCCTATTGTTTATGATCCTGCTGATATCGTTTGCGACCAttctgaaattttatcTCCGAAAGTTATGAAGTTGGCATATGAGGCATGTGGTGGGAATCCTGAGGACAAGACCAATAGCAGGAAATATCAATCggtcattattttttcgcTTCTGAAAGTTTGTGAGTGGTATTCTATACTGGCAGCTATGGAGGTGCATAATGCTAAACTTTATGAAACTAGAAATCTGGCTTCACAGCAGTTATGTAAACTGctaattgaaaaagaggTAACAAGAGATTTGCAGTTCCTCTTCATGCAATTGTTGTCACGCCGGTACGTGATCAACGAAAACGACGAAGACCAAGACCCCTTGAATGCGCTAGAGCTGGCCACAGATATGCACTGTACTACAGTGATAGGGTCTAGTGGATTCCAACGCTGTTTGAAGTGGATATGGAGAGGTTGGATCGTCCAGAATGGCCTGGACCCCACAACTTTTATCAAGGAGAATTCACTGGCAGAGGTTTCTGTGGTTTCCCATTTCAATCCGAATAGACTGAAGGCGCCAGTATATCAAAATTACCTGCAGATGACATTTTCGTTCTTGTTTCTGGGGCTTTACACTTTGGTAGTCAATGGTAAAGACTCTGAAAGGGTTCAATCTTTCGATTTGTGGGAAAGTGTATTTTATGTTTTTAACACGGGTTTCATTTTGGATGAACTAAATAAACTCTATTACGTCGGCTATGCACATTTATCATTTTGGAACTTATTCAATGACGCCACATATTTGATAATTGCCTTGGCTATGGGGTTCCGTGTAATGAGTGTAACCCCTCTCGATGCAAAATACTCTTCAGAAGATTGGGATAAAATCTCATACAGGGTATTATCATGTGCAGCGCCATTTGTGTGGTCCAGACTGTTACTCTACCTTGAATCACAAAGATTTATTGGTATTATGTTGGTTATTTTAAAGCACATGATGAAAGAATCCattgtctttttcttccttctaTTCTTGATAATGATTGGATTCACTCAGGGCTTCTTAGGTTTGGACTCCGCTGATGGTAAAAGGGATATCACCGGTCCAATCTTGGGTAACTTAACAATAACCGTTTTGGGTCTTGGGAGTTTTGATGTTTTCGAGGAATTTGCTCCCCCTTACGCGGCAATATTGTATTATGgatattattttattgtttCGGTCATTCTTCTGAACATCTTGATCGCACTGTATTCCACTGCGTACCAGAAAGTTATTGACAACGCTGATGACGAGTACATGGCTTTGATGTCACAAAAAACATTAAGATATATTAGAGCCCccgatgaaaatgtttatGTCTCTCCATTGAACCTGATTGAACTGCTTATGTCACCTATTTTCAGTGTTCTTTCGCCAAAGCGCGCTAAAGACCTGAGTTACGCTGTAATGACAATCGTGTATAGTCCATTTTTGCTATTCATTTCCGTTAAAGAAACCCGTGAAGCTAGAAGAATAAAGTTTAACAGAATGAAAAGACTTAACGATGACGCCAATGAATACGATACTCCATGGGATTTGACAGACGGTTACTtggatgacgatgacgGTTTGTTCTCTGATAACCATAATTCGGGCATGAGGGCTActcaattgaaaaattcccGTTCGTTAAAATTGCAAAGAACGGCAGAACAAGAGGATGTCCACTTCAAAGTTCCGAAGAAATGGTACAAAAATGTTAAGAAATGCGGCCCTTCCTTCGAGCAGtatgataatgatgacaGTGAAGAATATTATGATATGGAAGGTAATGACGACGTCAAAGAACTCACTGAAAAGGTAGAAAACCTGACGGCCATGATAACCGATctacttcaaaaattagATTTGAAGGAGAGGAAAGAATAG
- the VPS21 gene encoding Rab family GTPase VPS21 (similar to Saccharomyces cerevisiae YPT53 (YNL093W) and VPS21 (YOR089C); ancestral locus Anc_2.196), translated as MNTSVTSIKLVLLGEAAVGKSSIVLRFVSNDFAENKEPTIGAAFLTQRVTINEHTVKFEIWDTAGQERFASLAPMYYRNAQAALVVYDVTKPQSFIKARHWVKELHEQASKDIIIALVGNKIDVLQDGGERKVAKEEGEKLAEEKGLLFFETSAKTGENVNNVFLGIGEKIPLKKAEEQNNANEGESNNQRVDLNAANNGTSANSACSC; from the coding sequence ATGAATACTTCGGTTACTTCCATAAAGCTGGTACTGTTAGGTGAAGCAGCAGTTGGTAAATCGTCAATAGTCCTAAGGTTTGTATCCAACGATTTCGCGGAAAACAAGGAACCCACTATTGGCGCAGCATTTCTTACTCAAAGGGTAACTATAAATGAACATACCGTCAAGTTTGAAATATGGGATACCGCTGGGCAAGAGAGGTTTGCATCGCTGGCACCCATGTATTATAGAAACGCACAGGCTGCTCTTGTAGTGTATGACGTGACAAAACCACAATCCTTTATCAAGGCGCGCCACTGGGTTAAGGAGTTGCATGAACAAGCATCAAAGGATATCATTATTGCATTAGTCGGTAATAAGATCGATGTCCTGCAAGATGGTGGAGAAAGGAAAGTCGCAAAGGAGGAAGGTGAAAAGCTAGCGGAAGAAAAGGGCCTGTTGTTCTTTGAAACAAGTGCAAAGACAGGAGAAAATGTTAATAATGTATTTTTGGGGATCGGTGAGAAAATACCACTGAAGAAAgctgaagaacaaaacaatGCTAATGAGGGTGAATCGAATAATCAGAGAGTGGACTTAAATGCCGCTAATAACGGGACCAGTGCAAACAGTGCCTGCAGTTGTTAG